A stretch of DNA from Oreochromis aureus strain Israel breed Guangdong linkage group 10, ZZ_aureus, whole genome shotgun sequence:
GCTGACCAAAGCAATGctaaaatattttgaaaagacCATGCAAGGCAGTGTAGAGTGACTTTTTTATGTAGTTACGTTGCTTCGTTCTTACCTGAAATGACTGTGAGCCAGGCAGACTGGTGGGCATAGCCAATTGAATTTCCAGCCAGACAGGTGTACTCTCCAGCATCCTCCATGGTAACTTTGGACAGGTAAAGGACCTCCACCTCAGACATGTTCAGACTTCCAGTCTGCATGACACAAAATGCAACGATGGGACATATGAAGAGAGCTAGGAAGTAGTTAGATTTGTAAGCTACCAGAGGAGTTCCTGTTAACAACACGTGAAAGGATCTTGTTGTATTACCAACCTTGAGGACCTGAACGTAGGGGGTCCCGTCAGGACCATAGCGTCTGCCGTTCCTTTCGATGTGCTTGAGCCACTGAATGTGAGGTTGGGCGTCACTGTAGACCTTGCAGTGGAACTGGACATCACTGCCTACCACTGCTGTGGTGTTGGCTGGCAAACCTGCCTGCAGGATGGGCCTGTGGGGTGAACGCTCTGTTTTTGGAGGAAATCACAGGGAGGAGGTAAGCAAAGGGAGCAAAGATTCAGACTGAAAAACTGTTCAAAGCTCAAGAGAAACCACTCAATGCCTTTGCTCATCTCAAAGAAACAGGAGAGCATATGGAGACTAAGGTTTAATTTATCTGTTGAGCATGTATGAAGTTTTAGGCAGGTAATCAGTGAATGCCTcttaaagacattcatttgtTTAGTCATTTAAAGCCCACAAAAATGCATGCTTTGCAAATAAGCTCCTTAAAATAGCCAGCAATTGTCATTGTCACCCTCAATATGTTTCTATGCTGGCAAAAGACCAGGAAATGTCATTTTGGAATGAAAATTGGTTCCATTAGCATGCCTATTTGCCGCTAGTCTCTTTGATCTGTggtcactctctctctctgatctCGTTAGCTGCCTCGTTAGTCTTTTCCCCCCGTCAGCAGGGACGGAAACTGACCCTGCGGTGGAGAGACAGCGAACAAACGAACAAACAAACCGCAGAACTGCTCAATCTCTTGTCACAAGTCAGGTAGAAAACTGGAGTGGAAGTCTGACCATCCACATCCTGCCCGCCGCAGCCCGACACCAGGCACCCCTGTCACCATTTGCTCACCCGCTCAGTTATCTCCTCTCTCAGACTGGAGGCTTAAATTTGAAGGAATTCTGCTTTTTTGTGCTGACCAATGCTGTTCAGCTAGATTGTATAATCCAACCAATAGAGATTTTCTGAGAAAGATTCTCTTCACTGTAGGTGTCACAAGATATGCTTTTTAAATATGAACATTAAATATCAGAAGCAGGATCTTTCATGTCTTACCCAGAACATCAAGAACATAGCTGTGACTGATGGAGCCGTATTTGTTCTCTACCACACAGGTATAGTTTCCTCTGTCTGAGGGCACAACACTCTCCATCACCAGGCTCCAGTGCTGGTGTCGTAGCTGGCAGAGGAAGCACAAAATTATATGAATAAGAGAGCAAATAAAACCACAATCTATTTATCGCTCACGAGATGACAAACTGTAACCTTCGTCACCTTGATGCCTCCAATGCGATGCTCCCCTCTAAATTCGCGTCCATTTTTGAGCCAGCGGATGCTCGGCATGGGGCTACCCATGGCCGGACAACGAAACTTCACTGTGTTTCCTGCAGGAACAGCATAGAGTTTCTTCTCCATACGCTGGGGATGTGTCCAATATGGAACTGCACAGACAAGGAACAGCTAATAAGCCATTATAGCACAAAATCCAAGAAATGCAGCTATTAAATAAACAGCAATTTTACCTCTGTAGATGTATACTTGGTCATTTTCAATCTCAGCTGAAGAATCCTCCAAGTCGTTGTCCTCATCGTCGTCCCCAGATCCCAGCGAGTCTGAGACGAAGACATGTCAAAAATCATTCATGGCTGCCTCTAATCCTCATTatgtaaaagcttttttttaaaccagtgaTTTTATATAtaagaaatataaaaagcatcAAAACTGCACTGTGGGTGCTCTTACCTGCCACAGTGATAGTGAAGTTCCTCACAGGCTCTTTGGATCCCCggagaacacaaacataaacaccTGAATCTTCATATGTTACGTCTGTGATTTCCATGATGCCGCCTCGCATCTGGATCCGGGGTGTGGGCAGAACACGCGCACCCTCCTTGTACCAGTTTACAGCCATGCCGGGCCGGGTGCTCATGTCGCAGCGCAGTTTTAGGACGTTGCCTGGCTCTAACAGGAGATGCTCCGTGGTGTCCTCACTCAAGTCCTCGAGAACATCTGTTAAAAGCAGGCATGGTATTAGCACGCGGTGCTGAAGGCTCCTCTCAAGTTTTTGAGACTTTTTGAgctctccttctcctctttatttcttttgtagCTCTGATTATCTCACCACAGAGCCCAGTCTAATCGCCATTCCTTCAGTTATGACCTTCAGCTCCTCAAACTCCATTATCTCCAATccccacatacacacaagcacaatGACATTGCCATGGAGACAGGGCCTTACTGACCCCAGCCACCTCCGCTCCCCCTTCCCCTCTTCATCTTTTTGTTCCCCTGTGAATTGTTATGAGACTGAGAGCGATCTAGCTAGCTCTGCAAACTCCCTCAAAAagaagcaaagaaaagaaacaagaagGAAGGGAGACTGAAGCTGATGAACATGTCGCAACGTGACAGCGGTCGCAGAGTGAATATAAGGGGTGGTAAAGGCTCACTAATGATCTAGGAGACCAAAGAGAAGCAAAATCTGTGGAGGTGGATGCCAAGTTTTGAGCTTTCACAGTTGGCAAATATACCACTACcaactttttaaatgtatgcTTTCACTTCAAACACACaaatagattttatttatttttaaaaagttctaAGAAAGTGTAAAAGCTCCAGAGTGAGGTTACCTGAGGGGATTTTAGTAGCGGGCAGGTCCTCAGTTTGGGAAATGGTGATTCCTGTGAAAGGGAAAagttgtcatttaaaaaaagtaaagagaCGGGATGTTAAAAATTGACACTAAGCATTTCTATCTGAACAACATTAAAAAACGTATGCCTATAAATCCTAAATATTCATATAATGATAAGTCTGCCTTACCAGGCAGGACCTCCAGCCATGCTGACTGCATGGCCTGCACTGTCTGTCCCGCATGGGTGTTCTCAGCCATGCAGATGTACTCGCCAGCATCCTCCAAAGTGATGTTGGACAGATGGAGAGTATTCACCTTGGATGATATATTCTGCAGGGGCTGCGTGACAGATTATTTTAGAGTGATGAGAAGAGAACACAGTGCAGAGGACAATAAAACTGCTGACGTTAGCAGATCTGTTCTCACCGTCAGAGCCCTGAGGCCAGGGGGTCCTCCCTGGTTCTGACCTGGTTCGCTGACATTCACCTTCAGCCACTGCACCTTTGTGGTTGCTGGTCTGTGGACTTTACACATCAGCTTTGCCTGACCACCAACCACTGCCGTGGTGTTTTCAGGGTAACCTGGAACTATCAGAGGCCTAGTGACCCGAAGATCTGGAAACCAAATGTGGAGATGGAGGAGAGAAAGTCAGAAAAGACAGATGATCAATCAtatctttttattgttattgagaTTTGTTTCATTGTTACATTTCAGATCAGTTACAGCCTCCTTATTTACTCTTTCTCTCAATGTTGAACCTATTTCAGGCTTCACAGTACAGCTATTTTGCAGAATAAAGAAATCTCTAAACTGCTACAAGTCGTTGTAGTCTCAATAACCAAGTGAACAAGGCAAAAATTGTCAAAACACATCCTGGCGGTTTTATTTTACCTCTGAAAGGTCAGGCAACAGAAGCACACCATGTTCCTAAACAACCACAGACATTTAATGCTACCCAGAACCGGTGATAGAGTGCCCTGATAACCCAGCCACTATGGTGTCACCCTCAGCTACAGTGCCATCCATTCAGTGGGTCACTCACCCACTCACTTGCTGGAGCATATGTGCGCCCTGGCTAGAGACCTTGCTTTCTGCTCAGTCACTCAGAACGAGCAATTTTCCAGGGCAATTTTCTGTCTGATTGCTTCCTGCGAGCGATTAGTGAAAAGGCAATCTGTTTCCCTGTCGAAGTGAAGTGCTATCTCTTTTTCCAAACACCCAGAGTACATGCAGGTAATCCTTTCAGGAACAAATATACAGTCACTACCTTCTGAGTGGAAAATGAGAAATGGCAGTTGGTCAAAagcaaatgaaagaaacagcTTGGTGGCAAACAAACTCAACGCTTCGTTTGTTTACAGTGAGTCAGAAACGTGAAATCCCAACAAGCCACAATTTTATCCAGTTTAAAAAAGagtaagaaaaagaaactgtaaATCACAGAGCTGAAGCACACACACTATACCCACGCTAATGAACTTGCAGAGACAGCGACGGTGCCCCAGAGATGAACTCGCAGCAGAGTGTGAATTGCCACCCAGAGGCGAGGgggcaaacaaaacacaacacaacacaaacaaacccgCTCAGCTGGTGCAAGCCAGCCAGCCGGCCAGCCGGCCGGGCTGGCAGCAGAACCTCGTATGGTACAATGAAGAGGCATTTGTGGCCCAATGCAGGAACGTACAGCAGCAGAGCCCTCAAATATGTTCTTTTATCCAATTAGGTTTACTTCCAGCAGGCTAAAGAACTTCCCAGAATTATCCAGTTTCTGATTAACTTTCAAGGAAAATTGCTGGAATTCATTACGTTGTCAGTTTGCAGCTCCCACTTATAATTACAAAGCTATAATGGTTTGGGGGCACACATGCATGTTAGCATACGCCACCACAGGAAGTATGCATTCAGCCTTATTCTATGCAAAAGCTGCATTATAGCTACTTCTTATAATGTATAAAATTAATGTTGCTAACGACTGCTGCATTTCTATTTCATAGACATTTgatatatacatacattttatttttaaacaaaactgatCACCCAGTCATCCTCTAAACTGTGACATGTGTGGTTAAATTATgtcttatgttttatttatggtGATTTACCGTCAAGTGCAGAGTTCATAGACAAAAATCTTAACTTAGACTTTTATATAATCTAATGATGTAGCAGAAAAAaatctggactgaaaatgagtttcCCTTTTGCAGCAGCATACAATTAGCAACATTagatatataattatatttgaCGTGCGCTCGGAGCGGGTTTCAAATTAGTAACTGAACATGAAATACCCACAGAATTATTTCAGGTGATTATTAAAAGCTTAGTTAAAGTTTGTTTATAGCCTACTACAAGATTTagtttggataaataaataaagtggacAGCTTGGAAGGTGGAGATTTTATTATAGACCAGAAGTTAGGAAAGTGCCGGTCACTGTTTCAAGGCCGCTGCTTTACAGCTCTGTCTTTCTTGACTTTGGACATGATTGTGACCATCAAACATCCCCAATACCGGGAATCAAAGCACCAGTACATGAACTGGTGCAGACAATTTATGCATGTAAAATACAAACCCTGGTATCCGGTGCATGCTATTAAAACCTAACTGCTTTTATAACTGTTTGACTATTTACTCACATCTCTTGAGGGGCTTTTTTTTGAAGCCCCCTCCTGCACACTGTCGTCTGAACAGCAAGTCCCAGCTGGCCTCGACAGCCCTGCAGTCCAAACTGGGGCCACAGAGACGGCTTCTGTTCTCTGTGCCTCAGGGACAACCATCCACCTCGACTTTCATCAATCTACACACATCCTCAAAAAGAATGTCACCCCAAAGTCCTTTAATCTTAAGTATTAAGCCAGTTTACTTTGCAGCAGAAGATAAAATTATTATCACACATAATAGTTTAGTTTTTGAAAGCTGGCTGTATGAAAGGCTGATTGTGGCTTACCTCAGTAGAAACATTTTAATGGCACCTTAAACTAACAGTGCCTGGTGCACTGCATTGGCTTCTGTTTATAAAGCATCAGTGAGAAGGCCCTGCCACCCCCCCTCCCCATCCTCTACAGCTGGCACACAGCCAGGCAGATTTACACTTCCGTGCCTCAGGGCCCCGGACGGATCGGGTAGCGCCGTTTACGAACACTGAGAGCTTCCGACTTCTTCGCTCTTTCTGACTCTCGCCTACAAGCTCTCGTAATCATTTTGCTGTCACCCTGCCTCCCTCTGGGATAAACTTTCTAAGGAGGGAAAGTGGACTGGTCCACACAATTCCAGATACATAACATATTTTTAAGAATTTAAAGCAGCTTCACTCCTAATCAACAGATGAGATAAAAATGAGACCTGCTATCTGGCTGTGATCAAACCACCCCCGCCCCCCCAGCCATATGCTTATCTAAGGTGTATGCAAAGACAAACCCCAAGTGATCAAGTTAACAATAACTGTGTGATATCAGAGCAGAATTTCCTGACTTACCTTTTATCCTTAAGCCATCTGTATTTCTGGCCGTGACTCTCTCCACCAAACAGAGCAGCAGAATACAGAACAAGCAGACCCGCGTCATCTTCTGTGGGTGACGTGCGTGTTTTGTGGGCTAAAAGGGAAAACTAAACGCTGGAAGCCTATTCTGGGCCTCACACTCCACTCGCTGGCATTGGCAACTTCAGAGACCCCCAAAGTCTGCAAACGTGGAGCCTGCTgggacaaacaaacacatggcAGACGGTTATCTGCTGATCAGAAACCTGATTCTCTGAGGAGATCTAGCAGGGGAGCAGCTAAAGAcacaaacttttctgttcacttTTAAGCCAGAtggcaaaaacacaaacaattgTCAGGCCAAATAGTTAAAGAGAGAGCCTGTATTGACTGTGAGCAGCTGTATTCTTAACCAGATGTCCTGCTATCTGTCCCACTCGTATGCCTCACATTGTCCAGGCTCTCCTGCATGATGAATAAGGAGCAGGGCTGTTACTGCCTGTTGTTTGTCAGTGGATGGTGCTTGGTCCGTCCCGGGATAATGGGCCCTTACTAGGAAAACACTTGAAACTTGCCAGGAAGCTACAGAATCTGAAGGAGCAGCAGAGAGATTGGACTAGGAGTTGATGAGACTTCAGGTTCAGGAGGTGGAAATACACAGACAGGAGGAAAACAGTGAAATGGGTGGTGGGGGAGCAACATCACTTTATTTTGATAAATGTAGTTTAACGACACAAAAATAATTCGATAGTGCTGTCAAAATCTGAAATGCACTGGTGTTCTTACCCTAGACCCAGATCTGGTAATAGGGCCAGCTACAAAGGCAGTTTTATGATTGGTCATTCTATTTTCCTACTTAATCTGTGAATCTATAAAATGTTATGGTGCCTTGAAATGTCTTTTATTTAAATCTAACAAACAGTCCAGAACCACAGTGATATCCAGCTTACTATTAAAGAAGTCAATGAAAAGCAACAACTCCTCAAAAATAAtgaaggaaaaaacagaaacagcagaaaacTGATTACTAATGAATTAATAATATTGACTTTCACTTTATAAACTGAAGTTTCAGCTCAAATAAACAATTTCAACCATTTTTAGCTCAAAATAATCTTCGCACTATTGTTAGCTGTGAGTTTTACCTCCAGATGTTGTTATACGTTAGGAATGATCGATAAACCGGGTCCTGTTTCAAACATTTTGACTCGCAAGTAGAAAGTGATATTGAGGTACAGAGGTTATTAAAGCGGTCTAAGTATTTGAATGCAGACAAACAGTAAACTCTGACAGTCTGTAGGAACGCTAAAGGAATAATAcactggttttcttttttctgctgcAAGCACAGCCAACTGAGCACAGGCGCCAGATCCTGGTGCGTGCGCTCCATGTAGGCAGGCcgcgcccacacacacacacacacagacacgcacgcaCTAACACATAcgcacaatcacacacacactgtttaaaGAACCAGCTTGCTGAATGAAACGTATTCTTTGTCAATTAAGGACTGGAAAACATttttctcctgctgctgctaatTCCGCTGGCACGCAGCTTTCCCGTATTCAGCTGGAGCCAAAACACTTCTGCTGTATTGTACTTTTTAGCCCCCAAAACTGAGGAAAGCGCGTCACTGCTGCATATTTCAGTACCATAATGCTCGCTTAATAAAGCACCTCAAAGCTGTATTAATGTCACACCTTGCATGTAGTGTACAATCAACCCAAGAACCGACGAATGAGAATCGTTGTTTGTTTCACAGTTAAACCTACAAGTTTGTAATTTTGGAGCCCGCACGTGTGCGCGCCTCAGTCAGTAACTTTGATCTGCAGAATAAAGGAGCTGATAATGTTTAGATAATGTTCCTGCAAAATactttaattaaatgtttaaaatgatgatCAATCTTTCTTTCACGCGATAATGGCACTTGTGGTCTGATGAAGTTCAAACTCCGCTTTGGGCGATATAAACAATCTTTTCTCCTGACAAGTGGAAAGTTCAGTGTCTACTAATTGATCTGTTTTGCTTTCATTGGGAAACACACAGATAAAATAATATATCTTTCGTTCCTAAACCCCCCGATTGACTTAAAATTAACTCGTTTGGTGGGTGAAAATTACACTGTGTATTTTATCAGTCGTAttcgggtttgtttttttcatgatgGATGGTGGCATTATATGATCTTTAACTCTCTGGTAATCTAGCCCCCGGTCCGCCGTGCCAGCTGATaggacaaaaatgaatgaaactcAAAGAAGCTCCAGCTGTCTCCGTCTGTTTTCACCCACCTTTGCTTTGGGTCTGTCCTCGCAGTGATGATTGGTACCGGTGTGGAAATCACTCCTTGTCCCGGTTGATCCAAGCGAATATTGAAATCCTCATTTGGAGAGCCACTTTTCCCGATGTATCCTTCCCAAAAATCAGTCTGTGAGCGTGTTTCAGCTTATGTGTATCCGACTGAAATCGAAGCTGAGCCTTAAATCCATCAAAAAACAGTGGCCTCTTACACGAACGACAGCTGTCGGGCTCTTCCAGTGACCCGGGGGAAAGCGTTGCGATCCCCGGGGCAAAGTCCACTACAGGCTGCCGCTCAGAAGGCTAAATCCACGGAGATAAAGAAAACCAATCAGGGAGCGAGGAACTTACGAGTAAGAGTTGtatgaaaatgctgaaaatgatCCGATTTATAGAGACgggtacaaaaaaaaacagtgccCCGTAGTTCAGAGTCCCTTCTTGGTTACACTGCAGCACCGTTTTGGATACGCGCGTCTTTACGCAGCGCTTCTAAAAGTTCCACTGCTCAGTGTGTTTATCCCAATAAGCTCTACTGATCAAATGTGGGGCTCAGCCTCCCTCCACAGTCCTGTTTCGTTCAACTGCTGAGAGAGAGGAGCGAGCGACTGCGTCCTTCGCACACCAGCCCTCCTACAGCACTCCGCTGCTCTCTGGACGGCAGTGACAACAACAATGGTCTGAGAGCGGCCAGgcgagcaggaggaggagagaggaggggagaggatagagagagagagagagagtgagagaggggAGGGGTACACCCCTGCCACCCCCCTCACAAAACAGCCCCATGCTTCCAAAGAGCTGGCAAATAAAACCCAAGACTCTCTCcccctttctctcctctctgcagAGTTGAAATCTAAGTCTAACGGTATTCGGTATTAAAATTGCTAGAAGCATTTTTCTCTCATACAGTAATTAGCCACATAAATCACGCCATTGACGAGTTTTTTTTAAGGTGTCATAATTTATTGGGGGTTAATTGCCCTTTAGAAGACACAACCAATTAAGTCGTTtttgtgagtgaatgtgtgagaACTGCCTCCCTGTTTAATTGCCTCAATGAAAAATAgttaaacaacacaaaacaagacaatggcatttaaataaatacaggccctgcttttaaaaaaaatctgggtGTCACACTTTGTCTTAATGTTTCCTGTCATTTGGAAGTTTTGATGCATTTTAGTAAAACGCATGTGGTAAATTCTCAGAGTTATTAGACTACAGGTCCCACAACTCTTTAATCTTGTGAAGTAAAGTGAGTTATTAGCATGCAGCAAAGAAATAGGGTTTCTCCAGGATCAGCATGACATCAGAATTCATGCAGAGATAAAGATAACAACTGATATGACAACAAAGTCAGAAGATGGgaacataaaaatcacacaagTACGCTAATTAAATCGTTCATTCTTGCAGATACAGTTCAGTCTTCAGCTTCCATGTCCTATATAATGTCGTGTGTGTCCTTGGCAGGATTTCATCGGCAAACGTTAAAGTAAAGGACAGTGCGTCACTTGAAGCTTTTTATCTCACTAGCAGCTACATATTCTGGTAAAGTCTAATAAATGTCCAAGTTCATGGGTGTTAGATCCCCATCACCCTCAGAAAGTTAATGTCAGAGGTTTATAAAGAGGTTCATCCATCTATTCTCACAGAAATGTTAGGATAAGATTTGGAATCCTCTCATcaggtttcttttttctgttgatGTTGAGTCTGTTCTTTCAcctttgtgtttctctttttcccTTCCTGCCGAGCCTTTACTACTTATAGCAATCTGTGACCAACATGCTTCACAGAAAGCAATTAAAGTAATCCTTTAACCTAGTGGAGAAAAATAAGGTGTATGCAAATAACATCAATTTCTAGGAGTAATTTTGTGTGTAATCACAGtgcattttttgcttttcatacaTCATTGTTTGCAATATGTTCTGGAGTAAGAAAAGCCTACCCCTGTCACTAACCCTTACCATTTTGGATGTCATGCAACAGCCATACCCTATCCTACCCTTATGTGTTAAATCTGGAATTTCAACTATGGGCCAGTAAGTAAAATTTGATGGAAGGACTGgatcagcagcagattagaccCCATGGCTTTGGATAATACATATGGGAGCAAAGTTCAGCTGTCTGCATATTTTTAACCTTGCAGAACATGAAAAACTCAAGGAAGAGTCTTCAAAACTCAGTTATGTCTTATCACAATATGCTGTACATTTATCATAACTGGTTTGGCATGATCAGACTTGCAAGCTAGCTAATCTGTTATCCTATAAATCCCCAAAGCACTTAAACTCCACCAATAAATTCATTTCAGCCTCAGAGAAATCCTTTGGaattactgtttttttcccctctgctgCACAGTTTTTATTGTGAAGAAAGACAGGAAGGGCAAAAGAATGAGGGGGCAATCGCAAGCTGCAAAGGTCCTGGCCCGGATTCAAACATGGTTACATGATACCTGCTTCAGCCAGCAGGATGATTAAAGAAATCTAAGACTTTAGTTGTGCCTCCTAGAAAGCTCTGCCACCTTCAAAATATAAGATCCAAATAAATCACAAACACAAGGAAAGAATAAAGCAGCACACTCCGTTTACTTTTATTCGCAGGTCAAACTCTTCCAGTGGCCCAAATATGAGCGTGTTTAGCTGAAATTTATGTGTCGAAATAAATTCCAGATTTGACCTTTGACACTGCATGCTGCTACGTCAGGTCAGACTCAGCTTTACAGCGAAAGGCAAAGTACACAAATAAACGAGCTAGTGTGGAAGTCATAAAGCAGATAAGAGCTGTGCTAATGCCAACTATGTGGTCAACTGGTGGGACTGCctcaaaatgtgtgtgtgcatgtgtggggaTATAAATCAGTTTACATGGGTACACTGGGTGGGAAGTTTGGGGCACCTTGTTTGGTTTTTGGGAACCAGTAGCAAGTCGTTATGACATAAATCTTTAAATGTAAGTGTAAAGATGTGATTGGGTAAGAAGGGATCATGCAAGTAGGTATGAAGGTAGACCTTGAGATAACAAATAAAAGCCAATATAATGTTCCCTGAGGTAGAGGAAACACAACTTTGTTTGTGTAACTGTTAGCTTGCAAAGTACAGCAGCACAGCCCAGATCCCACAAATGATTAATTCGAGGTCGCCCTCCAAATTTGGCTTGATCTGGGGTCAGAAAGtgaggtgtgtatgtgtgtgtttaggcCTGTGATACCTGTGTTTTGGGAGGGAATAGCAGCGTTAATGATAATGCTCCttgttgttgtgctaatgaGATACAGTTGGGATTGCTGCCACTTCAATTGCTTCACACACTcactacacagttcttacaatgAAACCCATTGACACGCCCCTAACTTAGAATGCACCGAGTTTGGAGGAGCTAATGTCCGTTTGCTTGGCCGAGCTGCTTCACTTTGAACACAGCACAGTTATTAGTGTCTCCCACAGAAGAAAGAGAATTTGTGGCAAAAGAATTGAGGACtgttaaattataaataagACTGCCAGCAGTACACAGACCAAACATTTAAGCCACATGTATTCTATTTACACTAAAAGTCATTTAAAAGGAATTTAAGTTCTCTCTCGGTTGGCTGTTCTACAGTCAAAATTACAGTGGTTCAGGTCAAAATAAGAGGCACCATTTAGATTTTAATTGGAATATTTATTATGCTTATATGATTATTCCAACCatttaaaatgtgctatataattAGGTCAGGGATTGTGGATGTTATTTACAATACATGTGACCTTTGAGTTTGTGGGTCTTTTCCACTTCCACTACAATATCTGTGACCTGCAGTTTCCAAAGAAAGATATAATCTTTTGTAATTGTTATATTTTACGTACTGTCTTAAGCCAACTTGTATTTCTTCATACTTGAAAATTGAAGCATTAACgtcagtatttggtatgaccaccattattcttcaacacagattgaactctcttaggcaaacTTTCTAGCAGTTTTAGGGAATGGTCCTCTGGGGTTCTCCAAGGGCATACACAACATTTCTctggatgttggctgcttttgttctgttctctgtcaaaatgatcccacactgcatCTCTGTGTTCGTCCTGCTCTCAGCTCAGTGCtcaatactgttgaccataatattttagTACAGATTAGAGTATGCTGTAGTTATTAAAGATACTGTGCTGCAGGAGTTTGAATAATATTTAATAGACAC
This window harbors:
- the fgfr4 gene encoding fibroblast growth factor receptor 4, with product MTRVCLFCILLLCLVERVTARNTDGLRIKDLRVTRPLIVPGYPENTTAVVGGQAKLMCKVHRPATTKVQWLKVNVSEPGQNQGGPPGLRALTPLQNISSKVNTLHLSNITLEDAGEYICMAENTHAGQTVQAMQSAWLEVLPGITISQTEDLPATKIPSDVLEDLSEDTTEHLLLEPGNVLKLRCDMSTRPGMAVNWYKEGARVLPTPRIQMRGGIMEITDVTYEDSGVYVCVLRGSKEPVRNFTITVADSLGSGDDDEDNDLEDSSAEIENDQVYIYRVPYWTHPQRMEKKLYAVPAGNTVKFRCPAMGSPMPSIRWLKNGREFRGEHRIGGIKLRHQHWSLVMESVVPSDRGNYTCVVENKYGSISHSYVLDVLERSPHRPILQAGLPANTTAVVGSDVQFHCKVYSDAQPHIQWLKHIERNGRRYGPDGTPYVQVLKTGSLNMSEVEVLYLSKVTMEDAGEYTCLAGNSIGYAHQSAWLTVISEEEAADAMETMETKYSDIIIYACGFLALIMAIVIVVLCRMQVNPRREPFDALPVQKLSKFPLRRQYSVESNSSGKSSASLMRVARLSSSCSPMLAGVMEFELPYDPDWEFPRENLTLGKPLGEGCFGQVVRAEAYGINKDCPEQATTVAVKMLKDDATDKDLADLISEMELMKVMDKHKNIINLLGVCTQDGPLYVLVEYASKGSLREYLRARRPPGMDYTFDVTKVPEEQLTFKDLLSCAYQVARGMEYLASKRCIHRDLAARNVLVTEDNVMKIADFGLARGVHQIDYYKKTTNGRLPVKWMAPEALFDRVYTHQSDVWSFGVLMWEIFTLGGSPYPGIPVEELFKLLKEGHRMDKPSNCTHELYMMMRECWHAVPTQRPTFKQLVEELDRVLLSISDEYLDLSTPFEQYSPSCEDTSSSCSSDNDSVFTHDALSTDPCLLGYQDVHSRIDMKTALR